The DNA segment aataattaattttaagtGGATGAAAAATTCAGATTTAAAGGAGTAAGATCACTTGTGGAGGTTAAAATTAGCATTGTTTTTGAGAGATATTTGTTGGTGTCACAATCATCTTGACAAAATTACGCATGTTGTCTTGAGATGTACACATAGATGTTATCTACGAACTGTGCCTAATTAGCCGAGGGGTATGTTAGAGATATAGCAACATATTGACTAGCCAATCTCCCAAGTCCAACCAAGTCATGCCTACTCTAGTAATGATACCTTAAACAAATTAATGTTTATGTAGCATTCCTTGATTAAAGCCATTAAGTATGTTAAATCCATATACAAGTCATGAGAATGTAGAGCCCATTAATGCCAGACAAGAAGTACGTATCAGCGTACGTATAGAATGAGACAAACGCTGTCCAAGGAAAAGTATGCATGAGAATGCATGCAGACGCCAAAGTTGAATAAGGTGCAGGGGATGCAATTCCTTATGCAATAGAAACAAACCGAGGTCAAACACTGAGTCCTAATCACGGATGGACAAAGTAAATGCTGTTGAAAtgggaaggggagagagagagagagagagaggagggtcaCATTAGCTTGTCGAGTCTAAGACAGCAGTGCCAGTATTCAAAGGGAGGAATTGGAATTTCCAAGCTCGAAGAGACCATTAATTCGTTTGTTTATATATCTAATCGCACCTTCTCCCGTGACAATGTCTACTTCAAAATATGATCTGATTTTAAGACGTTTATTCGGATTCCGGTTGTTCGATACATCAATATCTCGAATTTAATGTGGGTCCAACTGTTCATAAGTCTTATACAAACTATTTCATTTCAGGAGCAATTAAAATCTTTATGATACTTAAATTAGTGAGGATTCAGaaataaaagatatatatatatatatatatatatatatatatatatatcttttatttCTATATATATTAGATTATATTTAAGGATATACCTTGAGGCTTTTAATAGTGTGTCAAAAATATGATTGAATTAaagtataaatttataatatcccGATTAGTTATAGGATAatactaagattgatttataaagatTTGATAATGATACTTATCACGTGTACTATCATTGAGCTACACATCACATGCACTATATTAGAATTTGATTTGGGTTATATTGAGCTTTTCTaagtgaaaaaaattataatactctTGGTTTGAATTTATCATTTATTACATGAACCTTGACTACCCATTTATCATTTATTACATCTGTTAGGTGAAAATCTTTATTAGTCAAtatcaagaaaaatagaagcttgaCTACCCATTTATTACATGAACCTTGTATCATGCCTAAGCATTATTTGATTGTCTCGATATATTATGTTAGAActcaaagaggaaaaaaaaagatatttctccaaaatttaaattttatttcttggagaaTATATTGGAacggatttctcgatttttaatcCTAGAATGGAGAAATACTCTTAGCACAACGCATGAGGTTTAATTCATAGACTTtcttttaggatttttattttaattatgttatattttttttaaatgtcagCTCTAacatattaaacatgatttatattAAACAACCAACAGTGGAAAATAGAAAATGGTGCTCAATTCGTACTTCAACAACATGAAGCAGGGGTTAGATCCGTAGCCGTCGCGGTGAAAGATGTGGATTTGACTTGAAGGTAACAACTGGATTCCAGCAAATAATTTTCTTGGATCTACCCGACGACACCACAAGCAAATATGTATTTTGCAGCATCATTCACAGGTGGACCAAATCAAAACAGGAGGCTGTTCAACCAGCAGCGTTCTTAGCCACTCCATCATGTGCGATCTTATTCTGTAGTTTGTGAGGATCTCAATATGATCCGTAAGAACACAATCACCGCAGTAAGTTGTGGGTTTCACTGTCCATATAAAATATTGCTGCCAAATAACCCTCATCCATCTGCACAGCTGTTCATTTTTATGGGCAGGAATTCGAttcgattttattttattattattttttttaaaaaatatttatttactcATAATTTGTGAAATATTTATTTACCCATAATTTATTTACTAATAATTTGTGGAATAAGATTATGATTTATGGAAGGTAAATAATGAGATTCTATTTTAGAATAAGGTTATTTTTGAGTTTTTCGTAAGGTTATTGCATTGGTGTTGACTTATAACATAGCAGAGTAACATGATAACATTAAGAGTGAGATCATCGATAGATGTTTTGGTGTAGATCATAAAAGACTTAATTGTGATAGAttctataagaaaataaaattaaaattacttttttatcGATATAATCATTGAAAATAgaagatatattaaaattatctttttgtaaaTCACTTTTTACATCAATCCCGTGATGTTTGTATTTTTCGTCAATTATGACAtaaggataaataaaattatttattttatttttaaaattataaaaagttaatataaaatttttaaatataataataatgttACTAATAAGATAATAGGTAATTAACCCAACACAacatactaaatttttctttatgtTTTGCCACTTCCcataagaaaagaaggaaaatataaataattccaagcagcagcagcagcaaccctATCTCCCGTCACAACCCAACAAAAAGGATAACATGCACATATCCACTAGCCACCAATAACTTCTCCAATCCCCACATCCTAATGCAGTCAACTACTGTGTTCCCTCTCAGTGCAAAGATAAATCCAAATACAGATCATAAATTGAGCACAAACTCTCAGGTCTATTATCTGAAAATATCTTAATCTTATCTCTTTAGAGTTTCTTTGCATAAAAATGCCTTCAGAGCAGCTTTTGCCTGAAATCGaaaattttctttccttcttccttttttttgttttctgtgtTCTTAAGACAACATGGGATTTTTAGTACTCAGCGGTCATACACCCTTGCAACCGAGAACAGATGCAACTCAGAGACGGTATCCGAATGAACGTGATGGTGGGGGAGACGAGAGGCGTATTCTCCGGTGGAATCCATCTCTTGTTTCGCGGAACCACAGCAGATggtgaccccccccccccccactgacaacatgattcttctgcaCAACACACTGCTCGTGCCACAAGTCCCTGACAACATGCAAATACTACATACAACGTATGCAGCAGTGATGTATTACCATGTTGGCCTTCTACAGTTGCACCGTTACCATCTCCCAAACAGCTGTGTATCTCCTCTGTGTATTTCCTTGAGACGAGCATCACAAGATATTAGGCTTGGCAGCAGTCCGAGGAGAAACATATAATCAATGTCGATGAGTTAAATGGGTATATATCTTCCTACCTTTTCTATCTcggataatataatatatttctgagttattttatatgtaatacaatttaaatctattttcttttttagatggTTGTGGTCAACATATAGCTCTTAGtttctttttaaaaatttaactcattctatttttttttgaatatttACACTGATACATGTTATGATTCCTAAATCAATAATGTCGAGTCCAGAAACATGACATCAATTCAATCTAGAAACTTAATTAGTTTATTAGGTTATACATCAAACTCGATATATGTCATTCGATTTTTTTTTATCGTTATCAATATTAAGAGTATTCCTTAGTCGTCTTTCAATACTAATAGAGTGAGTTAGTGTCGAATTCTGAAAACTTGACCTACAAATTTAGAACTAAAAGAAGTCGAAATACCTATGGCTCATACTTCTCTACGATATtatctataaaaaaatatatattcgagTTTTTTCAATCTAAGTTGTGTTGTTGGATCCATGTAAACTTGAAAGTTTGCAATTTATATGCCTAAAACTgattattgcttttttttttattttaaagaaatCAACTTCTTCTAAACACCAAAATCTTTAGATCAATTTTAGTTGTTTAATGTTCTCTTCAATTCACTAAGTAAATTAACTTTTCCTCATATTTAAGTAAATACAAAAATgttgatattttttttgtttctctttttatTAATGTTTCCAATACTCTATAGCACCGATAATTGGTGCTGTATGCATGCATCTCTATAGTATACGACACCCACATTATACAGTGATCCGCCTTATATACGAGGAATTATCCGCTTTGAGCGATGGACGTATCCGCACATAAGGATGGATTTAGTCCTTAGTTCTTATACTCCTCAATCAATGTGGGATTAAATGATCTTATCCGatgacataaataaaaataatctaaataaatATAAGTCCAATCAAGCTAGTCTCGAAAGTGTACCATCTCATCCAACTCAACAACTTATGAAGTGACCTAACAAAAGGGTctgttaatttttttatcttgaaaCAATATGAATCTTGAGATACAATTAAGTAAAAATAATAAGTAGCGCCGTCAAATCGTGACGTTCTAACAGCTGCTTGTTCCTGCAAAGTAGACCCACATGACCTAACTCTTAAATGACATCCAACCATGAATGAACATGTTCCGAAGACTTTTAAGAGTCGCTGCAAATCGCTTTGATCCAAATCTCCAAACATTGTTGTAAACAAAACGTATATACTTGCGGATTTGGTCGAGAAAACATCGATCGACATACACTGCTTGGCATCTCTTAATTCCTTCATTAAATCCTGCTAAAGACACCTTCATTTAACGTGAAGGTTATTTAATGCGGTGCTCGAAAGAATGCAGATGGCATTTCAACCAATAGGCTGAGATGGAACAACATAACGCGGAGAGGGAGTCGAACAAAATAGAGGAGGGCTCGAATGGAGGAAACTTCGTAGGTTGGAAAACGTTGCCGTCGGACGGAGGCAAGTGTCAACGCTGATACCTCCTTTCTATCACGTTGTAAGATCGGACAACTGTTTGACTGGTAACCCCTTCTGGACGCTCCCATCACAAttcatcctcctcttctttcgtgaTACTGTTCCTTTATCCCCACACAGCAGAGAGGGGGGATTATAAAATATGATCAGTGAATGCGGGGAATACTTGATGAAGTCTTCCTTCAACAATCATTGTTCTTTATTGTTTCCGCTACTTATCCTTCCACCCTTGTTATTAATAATGTTATTACTCTTGCCGGTCTTCTCTTTCCGTCTTTCTTCTTCCCTCATCTTCTAGGCCCCAATGGTTGTGTAGAAAGGAAGGGAGGGGGAGGGGAGAGGGCCGGGCATGGGGGAAGAGAAGGACAAGGAGGTGGTGGGTGGACACGAAGATGACGAGAGGAGCGTAGGGAGCAGCCGATCCCCAATCCAAAAGAGGCCGCTGGAAGTCCTTGATCTCAACGAGGATGTGACGATCGACAGCagcgagggcgaggaggaggaggaggaggaggaggaggaggaggaggaggtggcggaggACGGTGACGACGATGGTGACGGTGGGAGTTCGACAGAGGTGGCGAGAGGAGGGAGCTCTTGCAACAATAGCAGCACAGACAACAACTTCAACAACAAGAGTGGCGACACCACTGAGGGGAGCAGCGGAAGAGCTCCTACCGTGAGACAGTACGTACGTTCCAAATTGCCGAGGTTGCGGTGGACACCTGATCTCCACCTTGCCTTCGTCCATGCCGTGGAGAGGCTCGGTGGGCAAGAGAGTATGGCTCCTCCTCTACCTTCACCCAGTGTCCTTCCAATTCTCCTCATCCTCTCTTAGACTTCGAATCTAATTTCAAGAAAATAGTATCTTGACGATCATGAGCTAAAGGCATAGTTTCTCTTTATTCTTTTCACCTATTAGATATGCATGCATCTACCTTTTTGTGCCTGTATTCACTTCTTTGGACGGAACTGATGGTGCAGGAGCCACACCAAAGTTGGTTCTTCAGCTGATGAATGTGAGGGGGTTAAGCATAGCTCATGTAAAGAGTCACCTGCAGGTGAGGGAAAAAGGAATACTAGTGGGGCAGCCACCACAACAGTGTTTGTGGCGCATGCATGCCGAGAGATGGAGTTGTTTCCATGTTATGATGTTTGTGGCTCTCGATTAATTCCTTTATCTTCGCCTGTTTAGATGTATCGAAGCAAGAAGCTTGAtggatcgggccaagaaaagtccGCCATTTCTTCAGGTTTGGCTTTTATCACCTCTTTCAATCTATCAAACAAGATCTGTGGTACCATATCTAAGATTACATTTGAGACACATCCTTTGAGAAGTCTCAATAATTGCTTCCTATTGTCGACTTCTGCCAAAATCTGACATCCTTCGTCATCACGAACTATCGCAGTTATGACACCCATGGATTTGCACCTGAAGGAATATCGCCTTCACGAGATGTTTTACCGAAGAACGGATTCATTCCAGCCCTTCAGATTGGATAATGGGGGTTTCTTCTCGTCGAGGAGCATCCATGAGCCGGATCAGTTCTGCAACGCTTTCTTCCATGGATCGCAGTTTCTGCAGGCGTCGGCTCTGAGAAGCAGCAACTTTGGGTATAGCAAAGCAACTGGGTACCGTCTTTTGGATCTCCAACCTCGCAAACCCTAAATTCTTGACTTTGTCTTTTGATTTGCCTGTCAGCAGACACCGAGAATGGGAGTTCAATCGGCAAGCAGCAGCATGGGAcagttgcttacgagatcaaggtCCTTCCAAGGGACTGATACATGACATGATCTTTAGCCAAAAAAGGAAGCCATCAACATCCCATCTGTTCGATGTGCGGGATGCCATCAGCGGTAATGGGAATCCCGGCACTGTGCACCAATTCCTCGAGGGAAGAAGATGGGCATCTGCAGACATGATCGAAGCTCGTAAATGGGAAGGAAACCGAACTGGAAACTTTGGTAGCAGCGGATATCCCCTTGCTAAGGCTGTTCCCGCGGATCCAGTCTTCAGTAATACCCTGTTTGGATGGAAAGGCAACAGCAACATCTGCATCGACACTATGCAATCTAATTCACATGTACCGATTGTTGTCAACGATGAGCTTCCCCCAAACTCTCAACAACCCTTCCAAGTTGATGAGGTATCACATTCAACGCTGTTTGATGGAATCATCATCTTTCTTTGGCATTCTAACCTCCTTGGGCTGGTCATCTTGGTGGTGCAGTCACGTCGGCATCAGGATAAACCGCTGCGCAACTCTGCAGATATGCATGCAAAAACAGAAATACCAATAAAAGATGCGAAGAAGATGAGGATGGCGACGACGACGAAGGATCTGACTCCCGACCTGCAGCTAAGCTTGAGATCGAGCTTGATCAATGATGGAGGATATGAGAAGAAGAGTCTTGAAACTGAACAAGTAAATAGTATGCTCTCACTTTCACTGTCTCCCTCTACTTCAATGCAGCGAGAAAAACATATGAAAGCTGAGATGCAGTTCTTAGAGATAGGTAGCAGCAAGAAGGCCGTTCTGGGGCTGAGTACTTTAGATCTGACCATGTCGATTAGAGCATCGGAGTGAGATCTTTCAAGTACTTGTTCCAAGGCCTTTAGGAACTTATAGCTTGCtgttcatgaaaaataaggttaagaCCAATGATTTAGTCTGAGTCCATTTAGTTAGCTGTATGAAGTTTACATTTGGTGAGTGCAATGGCAATCTGAAATTGATATGTTATCATTCAAACCATTGACAACTATGGTACAGTCTCGATCATGTTTATGCCTTCTAAATCCTCCATTGCTTGCCTGTTTCCATCATAGTTTTGTTTTGCTTCTTTCATCTTCTTGTTTCACTTGGAAAACAAGATGCATAGTATCTCTTAGTAAAATGCATCATAATGCTTCTTCGATATTGCCGTAGGAACTGTTTCTACAGTAACTTGTTTATCTGTGTTAGCAGTCGTCTTTCTTGACCACAGTgttaaggttctctcttgaagaaacttctacTCAACCTAACATTCAATCAAGAGAGATGAAACTTAAAGAATGATTCATGTGTACCTCTACTAGCTGCTTGACCCCAAAGACTAGTCAAAATTCAACACagttaaataaataaagaaaactaCAGAAAAaatgacattatttttattgaCTATCACTGAACAATTCAGTACATATTTTCCTGTTTGGCTTTTATCTTGTCCAATTGAGAATATAATTTCACAATATAGTAAATGTCAAGGTCTAGGGATTTCATGGTGGCCATGGCTTTACCTATGTTTCTCTGTGTTGCTTCTGATGCTTCCTTCTTTTCAGGATCTTCACCACTGAGCTTCTTTACATTCTCATTCTCTTATGCAATCATTAGATAGGAACAATCACATTTTTTCATAATATTTAAAGATGTCATCTGCTTATTTCTAAACTTCAGGTTgctgtttttcttttcttgtatttttgagAAGTTATTTTTTTTTACATGTTAGATCTTTGTATTTCTCAAAAAAAGATTTGAAGTGTATTATATAAATTCTCAAAGAAAGTTCTCAGTGTACGGACGAAAAAGAAGTAAATTAAAATCAAATGACACAACAGGATAGAGTGAATACAAGTAATAGATTCATAATTTAAGATCATCAACTTCTTAAGATTTGAAGGAGTTCAGAAATGTTCATGAAAATTATGTAGGTAGTAATACTCAAGCCTATCAAAAGAAGCAGAGTACTTCTCTTTGATTTCCTAATTACAATGTGATTTATTGTTCATGAGTTCTACATCCAGTCACACTTGGGTTCAAGCTCTAGTAAGAGATTCTTCTTCTACAGGTTCAGAGAAGAATAGATGCTCCTAGTAAAGTCATGGAAAAAGTCTAGTGATTGTTGATACCATATCATTATTACTGATGGTGAAACCTTACAGGGTTATACATCCAGTCATAGTTGGATTGAAGCTCAAGTAAGAGATCCTTCTTGTACAGGTTCAGAGAAGAACAGATGCTCTTAGTGAAGTAATGGGAAAAGTCCAGTGATTGTTGATTCCATGTCATTATTACTGATAGTGAAACCTAACAAGGTTAGAATCCTAACTAAACAAATGCATTACTCTCTCCTTCTCTTGTTATTACTGTTCAATGACCAAAGTGGTTTTCAACTTCTTGTTTCTGTACTCAGTAATAATAAACTGAAAGATATCAATCAAGCCAAAGCATGCAAAGGGCAGCCAGAATTAACTTATTTGGATGGTCTatggatgcatgaagatgcaatcAATAATGGCATAGAGATAAGGTGCAACAATCCATTTGGAGTTCGATTAAATCTAATTTTGGTTGACTACTCGAACCAAAATGAAAATAAACGATCAAAGTCATTTGGAGTTTGATTAAATCTAATTTTGGTTCCACAGTTGAAAATTCCCACATATCACCACTATAAACCATCAGTCATTTGAACTCACTTCTGGAAGGCCAACATTTCAGCAGAACTTAGAATCTATCGAACTCTTTTTCGGGAAATTTAAATTGAGAACAATTTTGATTTTGTCAAACCAGACAAAGCTGCTAATGAATCCAGGTCTTTAATTAGTTGCTAGTGAATCAGCTTAGGTTATTGCAGGCCGCAAAACAGAGTCAATCAGATGCATTGTACAGGGCATTTCAAACAGATCAAGTAAGAAAAGGTTTCACTTCCTCGTATTTGACTTGCCTAGAAAATTTCTGTAGGCCATATTCAGAAAACCGAACCGgttaactttgtctaaaatttgCATCTTTGAGTAGTTGTATCATCACATTGGCTGACACTAAGGATCCTATTCAACTAGTATCATCCTTGAAAGAAAATCAAATGGCTAAGAAAACATCTGGATGCTATATTGATATGAAATTGAAAGAGACACAGCCTACATCAAGAGACTACTTAAACAAGTCAAAATTCCATGTAATTTGTCTTCCTGCGATGCAGTTGCTCTGCAGATGCAGAAACAAGAGTTCTGTAACTTAAAAGCTGTGGATAGACACAAGAAGCGCTTGCGGCCTTTGGGATTGAGGCTTCAGAAGAAATGGTTGTTGATTTTGATCTAGTGGTTCTCATATGATTGGTTCCTGAGATACCATCTTATCGATCACTGAAAGTTCGATCTCCAACAGCAAAAAAAGCAAATAAAGTAATCTAACAAatatgacacacacacacacattgaaGATGAGATATCCAACTTCAGATACACTAGAAACGCAGTGCCTTTGAACTTGAATCATATAAATACGAGGTTTTTTCCCAGCAGCTAATGGCAAAACGAATGCCGAGACCTTCACAAAGAATGATTCATATACTCGATGAATTTATGCAATGTTGACATATGAAGCGTAATAGATAGAAGCTGCAGATGATTGAAAGGAAGGGACACTATTATTACCTCCCTCGGCTGAACTCCGCCGCTGCTGTGCGAGGCTTCCGAGAGTCCGCTCCGCCTCTTAGTGGACGAGGGGAAACGAAGCAGTTAAATCATCGACGGACAACACCAGAGGTAAAAGGACGCCCCATGGGCCTCCGCTGGGACAGAAACTTGTGTCACTGGTCGTACGTACGTAGACTTCACATGACCCATATCAGCCGCTCATTCTTTAACCTCTCTACGTAACTATCAGAAATGGAGATAAGAAGATTTTGGAATGATTTGGTCCACCAAATACCATTTTTGAATGACATTGACTTTCCAACCTAACGATATGCATAGATTGTGGATGGACTAATACGAGCAAGCAAAGTAATTTACATGTTACCTTGCAAAGCACCCCACAGTCATGACGACTTTGCGCTGGACCCTCCTCGACATGACCATTAAATGCACCGGTGACATGGCTGCCGATCTTTTCCCTGGAGTGGTACGATACGTGACCTGAACACTTCAACACATTTGTCTTGTCCGTCCTGACTCTTCCTCTCCTCGATAGCAAAACTAGGAAGATACGACAACCCAGAACAGCCTAAATTGTGTTTTTACGATAAAAGAAAAGCAACGTAAATTATTGAATTTAACATCCTCCCAATGGCACCATATACGCCTGTCACGATAATAGCATACAATGCCATGGTATAAGATGATCCCTCCAAAACCGTCCATCACATGGTCTCCTATCATCGTAGCCGTCTGCCTGATTAGATCTCAATCATATGAACGGTTATGATGATAGAGACCACATGATGGACGGCTTTGGAGGGGTCATTCATAACCTTCCTATGCAGGGTAACCTGCACAGAATCCTCCGGATCCCGGGACGACCGCCCTGGACCCCGACAGCTCCCATTGCATTCAGATCCACCAATCGACAGGGTTGCTTTGGATGCCTCAACGATTTCTCCAACTCATCGTCACCGCTATGCCACCTGCACTCGCTCCTACAAATACTAGCACCAATAGATCCGGCCAGCATATTACTGTTGAATCTTCCTCGTACCCAATGGCAGCGacgtctcctcttctcctccgccTCCTTTTTCTTTCCCTAACCATCCACTTTGGTATCTCTGGCGCTCATCTCCACAGATCCAAACTCACCGCTTCAGAGGATGAGCAGATCTCTGTAgcgacgacggcggcggcggggcTTCCGCCCTTCTCCCCCACCACTTTCTTCGAGGTCACGAAGCCCGTCCCTCTCCCGCGAGGCGACGAACCGGCCTGCTCTACCCTCGTCCTCCAGCACGACTTTGGCTTCACGTACGGTAAGCCCCCCATCACCGCCTCCTACCGCCCCCCTTGCGCCCGGCTCCGCCGCGGCCGAGTCCCCTCGCGCGCTGTCCTCGAGTGGTCCGCCGCCTGCCAGGGCCGCCAGTTCGACCGCATCTTCGGCGTCTGGCTCGGCGGCGTCGAGCTCCTCCGCAGCTGCACCGCTGAGCCCCGCGCCACCGGCATAGTCTGGACCGTGCGCAAGGACGTCACCCGTTACGCCGCCCTCTTCGCCCGCCCACAGACCCTCGCTATCTACCTCGGCAACCTGGTCGACCAAACCTACACGGGCGTCTACCACGTCAACGTCTCCCTCCACTTTTTCTTCG comes from the Musa acuminata AAA Group cultivar baxijiao chromosome BXJ1-10, Cavendish_Baxijiao_AAA, whole genome shotgun sequence genome and includes:
- the LOC135595628 gene encoding uncharacterized protein LOC135595628 isoform X1; the protein is MGEEKDKEVVGGHEDDERSVGSSRSPIQKRPLEVLDLNEDVTIDSSEGEEEEEEEEEEEEEVAEDGDDDGDGGSSTEVARGGSSCNNSSTDNNFNNKSGDTTEGSSGRAPTVRQYVRSKLPRLRWTPDLHLAFVHAVERLGGQERATPKLVLQLMNVRGLSIAHVKSHLQMYRSKKLDGSGQEKSAISSVMTPMDLHLKEYRLHEMFYRRTDSFQPFRLDNGGFFSSRSIHEPDQFCNAFFHGSQFLQASALRSSNFGRHREWEFNRQAAAWDSCLRDQGPSKGLIHDMIFSQKRKPSTSHLFDVRDAISGNGNPGTVHQFLEGRRWASADMIEARKWEGNRTGNFGSSGYPLAKAVPADPVFSNTLFGWKGNSNICIDTMQSNSHVPIVVNDELPPNSQQPFQVDESRRHQDKPLRNSADMHAKTEIPIKDAKKMRMATTTKDLTPDLQLSLRSSLINDGGYEKKSLETEQVNSMLSLSLSPSTSMQREKHMKAEMQFLEIGSSKKAVLGLSTLDLTMSIRASE
- the LOC135595628 gene encoding uncharacterized protein LOC135595628 isoform X2, giving the protein MGEEKDKEVVGGHEDDERSVGSSRSPIQKRPLEVLDLNEDVTIDSSEGEEEEEEEEEEEEEVAEDGDDDGDGGSSTEVARGGSSCNNSSTDNNFNNKSGDTTEGSSGRAPTVRQYVRSKLPRLRWTPDLHLAFVHAVERLGGQERATPKLVLQLMNVRGLSIAHVKSHLQMYRSKKLDGSGQEKSAISSVMTPMDLHLKEYRLHEMFYRRTDSFQPFRLDNGGFFSSRSIHEPDQFCNAFFHGSQFLQASALRSSNFGHREWEFNRQAAAWDSCLRDQGPSKGLIHDMIFSQKRKPSTSHLFDVRDAISGNGNPGTVHQFLEGRRWASADMIEARKWEGNRTGNFGSSGYPLAKAVPADPVFSNTLFGWKGNSNICIDTMQSNSHVPIVVNDELPPNSQQPFQVDESRRHQDKPLRNSADMHAKTEIPIKDAKKMRMATTTKDLTPDLQLSLRSSLINDGGYEKKSLETEQVNSMLSLSLSPSTSMQREKHMKAEMQFLEIGSSKKAVLGLSTLDLTMSIRASE